AGTATAGAATGGAATAGATTGTAGAGATCAAGAGCAATGTGCTGAAGAGGCAATGATGTTCTCTAAGTAGGCCATAATGCGAAAAGATGCAACACGTACATATTCTATTATCTCAATCTTTGCAGATTTTGTGCAGTACCAGCCTTACCAAAATTTCTAATAACATctacattttttttcatataaacaaaattatttttaattaatttgcaCGTCCATAGAATGTGCATCTCTCACTAGCGTCAATAATTTTAATAATATTAACTTActgtttttgttttattttgttttgtttaccCACCCCTATCATATTTTAGGGCCTAATGACAAACATATATAGCATGCAAAATACATAATAAAGGTGTGCAAGATGCTAAAAACGGTGTACAAATATTGTTACCCTAATTTCAGATAAAAATTTTAATACGAATTCAGACATAATTAGTTGCATATATATTCGAGTGTGGAAGCTGACCCAGGTTTCACTTGCACACCCAATACCAAGAAATGtcatctatttttttatttaattttttggttaaaCCACGACTTAGGACATGTTTTCGGGGTCATAGGTGAGATTTTTACAAATTATCTATtaatatactccctccgtcccactttgatagtcctgttttccttttttgtctgtcccaaattgcagtccactttccaattgaagaatgtagttgtattttcattttcctaaaatacccttattcaatataAGTTGTTGttgctataaacctaccccatttaatgagagttgattctttttttatcatcaattcaagttcccataaagttgtactctatttaatgtgagggtattttaggaaaatagcaatttaaatttacttttccaacaaagttaactactttttcttaaactgtgtgaaaaaagaaacagaactatcaaagtgggacggagggagtagtttTTACATCAATAACGAAATTCAAATAAGATATCCTCACTAACTGAACCTATATTGTGTTACTCAGTTGGCAAATGTCACCTAGCACTAATAAGCTTTTATACTGGCTTCACCAGGATTTTTGTTTCCCATGACTTGTTTTTTCCAACCAAAGTGAGACACCGCATCAGCTTTTGTGTCCTCACTTCTTGCAGTGGTCGATGTAAGAATTCCAGATGGATTCCAACACGGTGCTGGAATAGTGATCTAACTCTTGCAGGCCATTTGTGTCCTCTTAAAAATAAACCATACCTGAGTTCATCTACCCCACTCCTGGGAATCTTCTGCCGCCCCCCCTCGCCATGCCAAACCAAAATAGTCCACTTGTCCTTTAatttctccctttcttttgcGGGAATTGTTGCACGAACCTCCCCTTAAGATGGAGATTCGACATAAAAAGTAAGCGGAATTGTTGCACGAACCTCCCCTTAAGATGGAGATTCGACATAAAAAGTAAGCATAATGCCCTTTAGAATATGTTTTATTACCCTAGTCCAACAAAACATGGACGCCCATGTTCCCTGCAACAACTTTTAACCGCTTATCAATTAAGGGTGTCTTCTAAAATAGTCTTGACCATTTTACACTCTCCGTtgcttatttaaaaaattatccaTCGTCATTTTTATATTATTacatttttctaaaattaatGAACTATGAGATGATTGCAAAGAATGCCACATGCACATTGCAAATGCATATCCTCTGAATTTATGAGTTAAAATTATAGATTGATCTTAGGTTCTTAGCAGCTTTGTTAGTGTTTATGTGTAACTCTTTTATGATGAGGGCTTGACCTTTAAGGCATGATCACAATTTTGTTAAACTTTTTATAAATTAACCAAGCTATGAATTTAGTCCCCTTCATTTAAAGAATTTCTTCTTGAAAATAGTATGTGTAAAACTTTCATAAACTGACGGAAGCAATATTAAATAATCTTATTATGTTTGGAGATTTGGTCTGTCATTTTGAGAATCATTTGTCTTTGTGTAACAGGTATCTACCTCCATATACTtccttcttaccaattaagGATGGGAAATGTTTTCCGGCAACTGAAAAGAAAACTAgagccaaaagaaaaaacattcTAGATTACCTACTATTCTCGCAGCTGACTTATATAGTGCTGTTTGTAATCCTCATATGCATCACTGAGAGAGAAAAATTGAAGGAAGATCCTCTCAACTTCAACTTATTGAGCATTGTAGTTGAAGTGATAAGGTAAGCTCCAAATTTATTGAAACTTACATTTTCTTACTATGCTACTTATGCTAAGATTATATCATATTTGTGTGTTTTTATACACACAAATTAATTGTGGATTTTTTAACTTGTTGAGTGGAaccaatttttaaaaatttttcttttggtttaaaGAAGACTATAAACCTTGCAAGGGGGAGTAGAAAGGGGAAGACTTGAGAGTTAAATCTCGTTCTACAAGCTCATGTCCTTAATTACTAGTTGAATTAGGTAGTGGAAACATATTTTACTATTTATATTCTTGTTATACAACATAGAATAAAGAGTAATTTTATcttgtaaaaaaaatgaattgttaTGGCGTTGAATAAGTACAAATTGCAAGTTGTCATTTCAGCTTCAGAAttctatttcaacttttgtgTGATTATTTCCAGTGGCTATGGGAATGTTGGCTTCTCAATGGGCTATAGTTGTGGAAGACAACTTAAACCTAGCAACAATTGTAAAGATGCATCCTATGGATTTGCTGGAAAATGGAGCACCCAAGGAAAGTTCATTCTCATCATTGTCATGTTCTTCGGAAGGCTCAAGAAATTTAACACAAAAGGTGGTAAAGCTTGGAGACTTTCATAGCTTCAATAATTTGTAGATCTTTTAGCTAGCTAGGTGCTCAATTTAAAATAGTGTAAATTGAAGTTATTCTATTCTGCTCTTTTTGTGAAACAATTTCCATTTTGTATGCACCATCTAGACAAGCAATATAGTAAAAGATGTATCAACATTATCTAGGAAAACTTTTTTGTATATCATCGTCTAAACAAATTTTGTAACCCTCTATTCTTCTTTTCATCTGTTTTTTGTTTCACGCGTATCAAATCATTTTActtgtctatttttttttctcatgtatcaaatcatttaatttttctattttattaaaTTCACATGTATCAAATCATTTAAGGTACTATAGTGAATGATACAAAAGATTTATTCAGATAATCTTTAATCCAAATAAACTTCTAAAATGAGCTAGTACAAGAAGTATAGTTTTCAGAATTGATCCACCTTTGTGACTAAATTTTATCTATTTAATTCAGCAATATTGATCAAAATACTATGAGTTAGTATATTCCAAGAATGATAGACACAGGTTCCCAGCTCTTAAATGAAACATCAtcttataaaaattaaatatgaagATATTTTGATGACAGAATTTGTTCTTATGATCATCCAAGAGCAAAAGGTAAAACTTTATACACAATACAATACTAGTTAGATTCTAGTCTAATGCCTATAAATTAGCCTTTGACTTTTACTAGGATGGCAACTAactaatcaaattaatatacaaaatattctttttcctaTTCTATTTGATTGTCTTTAACAAAATTAGCTCGGGGATCGTTAAGGGTATACCTGGCAATTGGGCGGGTTGGGCGGGTTTGGGGCGGGTTAATATtggattttcatttaaatgGGTTATACCCAATCCGCTCAACTTAAATTTGGGTTAATTTTAGAATGGGTCATATTGGGTCATCACAAAACCATGACCCAAATATgacccaatatattaatttaatagattttgatacgtaaactctctcaaatacattttcacatacacataaacacatttttataTAGATAGACATATTTTCACACACTAAAACACTCACGATACAAATACACACTCACTTCTTAAATTCATTTGAAATAcattagtgtgtttggatagtaaattttttgagataattttgtgaaaaaaaatactgtaacatttttttgatgtgatgtatgtgacatagaaaggtgattgaaaaatgtgtagatgatacaagcaaatcagtGTGTATAAATAAGGTGTAAATAATATGCATTTCAAACACACTATTTTTACGCATACGACCACACTAAAATACATCCTAATATACTTTTACAAATACACGCACATACTAACTGTTTAAACTCTAAAAAGGTtagtgaaattattagaaatctcatctcaggagaggtttctggAATTACGCCATATAAAAACGATGGCAAATTGGACCAAAAGCAGCATAATAGCCTGCTTCCATACATTGACCGCTtccaaactttgaaaatttgtttctttttttcccttttttttaagaATATACAGGACCAATTTCCCCACAATGACAGTAGTACTTCGTAAAAACAGGAAACAAGTAgacattaattaattatttggcTACGAAATACTAGATTTAGCAACTAACAAACAAATAATAAGAAACTAGATTTAAATTCTACAAGTCGACAACTTCCTAATGACCTTTATTgagcaaaaaaattaatttgtttattttttttaacttaagttGGGTAATAGGTGCCCAACACAATTACTCAAACCACCCAAAATATATGTAGGCTTTTATTACCCAACCCAAATTTGACCCAACACCCAATTTACCCAACCCAATCTCTCAAATTAGTGGGTGGGTTGGGTGGGTTATTGGGTTTTGGGCATAATTGCCAGCTCTAGTTAAGGGTTTTGAATTTCACAATTTATGACAACAATAGGATGCTAGTGCGAAAAACATCTTACTATCAAGGCATTGTGAATATGCAAACTAAAATTTCTTATGCTGTATATTTTTGCATCATTTTATGGATAAATTAATCCAAGTATAAATTATAACTATAAAGTGGAAAAGCGCAAATTGTTGGTCATTTTACGAGCCTTTTTTTggattaaatacaaaaaaactCCCTTGTGGTAAGCCAATTTTACATGTTAATTTCTTATAATTTGAAAACCTATAATTTAGCCtctatggtttggattaaagtgaaacTGTTAATTTTCTCGTTAGATTTAAGAGTCGACAGGTTAAAATACTCATTTGATTATTACGGCAAAACATATATCGTAAAAGAAAGGGATAGTTTTAGAAACCTTCCTTAAGATTTCCGACAATTTCATTGCCCTCCCCTGAAATTCTAAACTTATAACTAATCTCAATTGAAACCAATTTCTTGTAACAATTTAgtccaattcaaaaaaaaaagcaataataaacaaaaaaaatttcatgtgTGAGAAGATTTATTTATGCCAAAAGTGCTCATCAACTATTATGCTAGTTAGATTAAATATTTGATCTAACTTGTTAATTTATTTATGGGGCCATTAttacacatgatcaataaaaaaaaattttccatcatccataacaaaaaataacaactttcaaaatttaacaaaacaaTTTTTTTCCATACCTTAAGATTCTTGCTATCAGCacaattataagaaaaattaaCCCAAATGAAATCTCTTTGTATTAGAttgcttttatttattaaatacataaattgGAAAAACAATGCCAAGTATTGGATCCCTTCTTAGATGCCAAAttagattttctttttacatttcaaattttggttaattttgtttgTAAATAGCTTAACTGTTTCTCGTGTTTAAATCCTTTAATTTATCAATTGCATTATGTTTGGTTTCTTTATTTGTCAAgtatataaaaattaaataagatGCACCTAATATTGGCTCTATTTTTAGATGGCAAATTAATTAACCTTTTACAATCCAAATTATGGTTAATAAAGTTAGCAAAcatttaattctttttcttcaCACATATGTATAATTATCATAAATTATAAGGGTAATAGAGTCATTTAGCTATTAGTGACATAAGAATTGGATTCCAAATGACTGACGGAAGTAAGTGAAAGTTTTTAAAGCCTCAGGGATCCGGAGGGCATTGCAGGCTCCTAAAATTGTCCCTAAGGctaagtttgggagtttaggatagaaaagagaagaagggaaaacttaagttatgagagaagagaagagaagagaaaggtttgttatgttgtttgggagttttgagAATTAGTGGAATGATTTTTGGATATAAAAGTcattaaatatttgttcaagacatttttaaggataaaataggtattttaaaaaactttCATAAGTTtctccaactttctctccatttctCTCCAATTTGAGAGAAAAATTTTTACTCACTATTTATTCTCTTAAATCCTTCAATTTCTCTTCTATTCTTTCATAATTAAAACTAACAAACGAAGGAAATGTTCACCTtctcttcatttcctttcttttctctccaaatCATCCACTCCCAAAGGAACTTCACCGCCAACCCCCAGCGCCACCGATACCAAATCCCACCGCCCCTCTGTGATATCTTCCCCCCTACCCACCTCTGATCTTTCTCACTATTTCTCTCTTTCTCAACTGCTGTCCCTCCGTCGGCTCCACCAGCACTCCAATCCCATCGCCCACCCGAAATATCTGCCGAGTAAGTCCCTGCCCAATTCACCACGGCCAACGTCTTATCTCCGGCGAGTTCACCACTGCTACGCATGTTGCTTTGAGTCTGAAAATGTAATTTATAATATTCCACAATCTGCGCTTCTAATCTTGCACCAACATGAAGTAGGTGAGTTTCAAGTGATAACTCCACTCACAAAATCAATGGTTTGAGTAACGCctgaattcgaattcgatttgcgaGTGGGGAACCTTTGGTGATATGATGCAGTTCCATACTTCATCCTACTGATACGAATCTGCTGCTTATTGTTTTCGGattcttttgcattttttgggTTGCATTTGGGATCAGCATTCAAAAAGATGATGGAATAAaatatgattttcattttgaCTCCACACATTTTTTTAATAGCTACATCTTAACCTTGTTTCAAAGTGCAATTTAATGATTTCATCattattatcaaaaaaaaaatgatttcatCATTGTTTCGTTGAAATAATTTGACTATTAAATTTAACCGGAAAACTACCGGTTTGGCTTTGAGGcgaacggatcttctgtcccattTTCTATGTCAGTTTCTgtcctattttttattatattgctattctccttcataaatatcatattttagttcttttttgtttccttaaaatccaataactattaattgagtaatacataaaatttaacaaactcaaaaaatcaaaatgcacaaaaaatgagatttttttagaaatttttgttgtattttttaattttctattatatattacttcTTTGAgattgttgtatttatttcttactcaattaatagttattgaattttaaaaaaaattaaaaagaactaaaatataatgtttatgaaggagaaatagcaatataataaaaaatggaacAGAAAGTGGTATAGAAAATGAGACAGAAGATCCATTGCGACTTTCAAAATATGGAGAGTTAACTTGTACAGTTGTCTTACCACATGAAATCCTCAGTTGCCTCACTTCGATAGTTACACGGGGTGAATTCTTAGTTtgtgatggaaaaaaaaaagaattctacaACGAGGGcggtttttggagttgtttctGCAAaggggggtcttcgcattttCAGAATGTGAGCTCAATGTGAGCTCGCATTCGGGAAATGCGAGCTCAGCGAGCTCGCACTACCCAGCGCCAAAACcccatttcgaaaaaaaaaagacaaaagaaagagCTGGTTGAATAGCTGTCGAACAGCAAAACATTACGAGGGTTTGTTGAatagcaaaacaaagaaaacagagcTGGTTTCCAAAGACCGGAGCATCCAAAGACCGGAGCAGAGCGGAGCATCCAAAGACTGGTTGCGTGTTTGCCGCTTCTCAAAATTTGCCAGCATTGCCGTCCCATTGCGACTCTCAAACAGCATAAAGGTTAGGCTTTTTCACTTGCAATGCCTCACTTATAGCATTTTAAGTTTAAataatacttgaatacttgaatCCAAGAGCAGGTTCAGATTTGTTGTGAAATGTGGGTTTAAATGTGATGTGGGTTGTGCttatttgtgcaatttttgtggTGGATTTGAGGATATACGTTATATTTTTGCAATTCGGGCAATTTTTCTGTTTCCAATTTGTTGCAGTTTAtttgcagtttctgcaattagtgcagAAAAGGcacgatccgagctcggatacGACTCAACGCAGaaggatccgacctcggatcctttgaTACGAGGTCGGATCCATAGTTGTTCACTCAGATTCGAGGGCTCGTCTGATCATCTGTTGAGACGGATCTGACCCCTGTTGGGATCCGAGGGATGCCATAAATAATCCGAGCGCGGATCCTTGCATTTCATAATAAATGCGAGGtctggtttttttttaaaaaaaaaatttttgtggaTTTCGTCGTTCGAAAAATCGAGCTCCATGAGTtcgcatttgctgaatgcgaaGACCCTTTGGATGTAATCCCATGCTGAAAATACCCCATTTGTAGAATTCTTTTAAAATTTAccagaattttttgtttttaaaatctATTTATCGACCCTATTACTTTTGGTCGAAACATTGTGTACATTGGATATTGTATGTTTTGCAATTGGAGCTTAGAAATTTTATTGACATTATCGGATTTTATAGATTGGAGCTTTTGAATATCATGGATATTTGGATTCTTTGACAGGGAGTTTTAGACCCTCGTTCCCAGCAGCCATGATGCTCTTTAGCGGATTggatcttttatttctttatttttcttttcttttgttaagacaaactttgtagattttatttttcttttagttgaaTCATCTTGTGCTACCTatggtgtttggtacccttgttGTCTCATTTTGGACACAAATTGGATGATCGTGATGATTAAGGGTTTCAAATTGCATCACCACCTATTTGAGTGGCTCTCATTGTATTTTTAAATGCATAATTTTAGTTGTCTATGGCTTGAAAATGTTGGTTTTGTATTTGGAAATATTGTCATAAggttaattttcttgaatttgaggttgtttacagggagttttgtccattttttaGGGGAAATTCTGTCAAAAATTGTATAAAATATTGTCAAAACTTTCAAGTTAATGgccaaaatgttcaattttgcccatttttttaaattgctTAAATGAGTGGATAAATGCATTATTTTTGTGAGATTGTGAGGGACATTCCATATGAAGTTCATGCACGAGCTGAAATCAACGTCAAGATAGTCCAGAGGATAAAGTGCACAAGAaattaggagcaaaaatgaaggaaaaacgaaagaagcaaaaaaactggaaatttaaTGAAACGATCCGAGCCCGGATCCGTCAGAGCTAGGACAGATCCGatccctcgtctgtacttctgtaGGAGTGTATCCGAGAACAGAAGATCCGACCTCGGATACATCATGGGAAGTTCTCGGATCCTAATGATGCGAGCTCGGATTTATATTCAACCTTCCgatccgaggctcggatctgtctctctctACAGCAAGTGTCACACCTGTTTTCCTTtacctttctcacaacttttccagctattttgagggacagaaatcggtggcacatgcttctacAACAAAacagaagaccaaatgagttgtagacaaaagaaaatatcataTCTTTGATTCTGCTACTGACTACATTAGAGATACCACTCAGGGTTTGAGGCTTTTAGGATTCAGGATTTTACGGTTTCAGAGATCAAGAAATAGTGTTTTACGAGAATAGTACTTTCAGGTTTGACCGCCGTAGGATTTTAGTTTGACAATAGTGTGCCTTGATTAGGACTTTagatttttaatgaaaatagtAATCCTATCGTGccgcaaaaatattttttaatggaTATTAATAAACCCAACAACCTTGATTTAATGTTTTAGGGTTTACAAGGATTTGGTTTCTAAGATTTATGATTTAGTGTTTTACGGCTTTAGCActtagggttttagggtttttgCTGCAGTATAACTTTGTCTTCATTATCgctttatatttttaatcaaaatagtAATCCAGCCCAAATAATTGTAAGTTAGGTAAAACACGCAAGATTTAATCGCTAGATctttgctttaatttttttccttttccttttcaactaccaaacaaataacatgcacttcataaaaataacttatataatttttttaaaataacattgcgttatgaaatttctaaaattacagTTGAAATTGTAACATATATTAATGACTATTAACTATTATATTCTTATAACTAATATTCATCGGTGTCAACAAATAAATACGATTCATTAATAACAAAGGAAAATTAGAATTTgatcaaaaaaatttatttgatacaaaaggaaaaacacTTAATATTTTATTCACAACAAATAGTCAACACCTTACATGTTAAcaatttcattctatttttaCATTGATCTATAAAATAGAAAGAACATTGATCTATGAAATAGAAAGAACTATGCATGTGTACTTTTTTCaccatttaaatgtattataataaaataacgtattttcaaccgtacaattaccaatttttttgaTTATAAAAGAATTATGCATGTATagtaaattatattaaaaagatTATTGTTAATCTGATTTTGTTTTAGCACATATTTGATGACTTTAGCCACGTgcaagttttaaaataaaaaaaaaacattattcCTCTGCTAATTACagatttttaaacaaaatttctctAACCTTTCTCCGAAAAATAAGATTTTAGTAGAGATTTTAAAATAAGATTTTACTACCGACACCATTTTAGTAAAGGCAAATTCTACAAAACAAACAATATTTacatttacttttatattttttatggaACTCGTAAatatcattttaaatttttttcctaacatttttgaatttaattttctgaaagTCATACTTATAGATgcgaaatctaacaaaaaagttaaatacaatttttggaGGTCACATTTAACAAACGCGagctatttgcaaaattttaaatatttgcaacatttttaaaaaaaacatttaCGAGCTTTCTGGAAATAATTCCCTAGGGAGCACTCCTTGCTGGGCACGGCCATTCCAGTgaaattggtcgatacggtgcgttTCGAAGAGCAGAAATAAAATGGCCAACATGagggacatggcaggattcttcagggtctggagggactgcggcatggagcacgtcgtggtCCTCGGCATGTATTTCGCACttcgcatggggagccatcgattcatccgcgaactggacctgctattcagggcagtggaggagctcaggggaaccctgtcagATCcagacgaggccgcggatgatggcagctccaccgagagcagccgaccttcttcgGTAGAGGAAGCAGACTGAAACCCAGATCCGGTGAAACCCcttccatcggatgatgaagtgggacccacacGCACAGGGAagtacgtataaacgcaacgtagagtactggatagcatactcgcatgcgtacgtatgtaatacatagggattcaatgcagcagtgacacgtgtaatagatgcgcaggaaggaaataaaatgcttCAATTCATTtcatccttaaacaatatgcatACAAATACGACAGCCCTGACCCTAATATTAATGGTGACATATTGGGATATTACATTTTGTGCCATACATTGATAaattatttattgggcctggtgcgaggtcCAATGCCAGTGttaacggcccactggatcaagaagtTGAGAATATTTTCGAtaaaattgacctgggcctagAGAGAGGCCCACTGGAAATTACACGGTCCAGTTAACATTTGAaagacccatctgatcaagaaatgctGAATGTGCAGTCTAACGGGAACTCAGTTGCTGCTGTCCaattcttcaacttcttggACAATTGGTGCCTGCTCTTGGTTTGTGAGTGCAAAGAGAGGTTGTTGCAGGAAgaagaatgccgcattctgcttaGTCCAGTTGAAGAGATCCTGGCGGTCTGGTGCACTTAAGTAGACGtcatatgaagaattgagaCCAGGATTGCAGAACACAATTGATGGAATTCCCCCTTTGATTTTCCTGGGTTTGGCATATTTGCAATTGGACGACCAATCTCGTTGTGCACCCAGGAATTCTTTCCAGTGTTTGAGAAATTGAGGATTTACGTCATTTATGACGTTGTACCATGCATCATCAGAGTGATGGGCCAGATCAATATGGCCTGCGTAGTAATTGTGGGCCTGAGAATTGAGACTTCTAGCCCAGCATGTTTTACCAGTTCGACTTGGGCCTTTTATTATTATGGACATGGGCCTGTGTGGCCTATTACCAGGCCCAGTAACATTTGTATCGGCCCAATGGGTCAAGAACGAAGGAACGCATTCAAACTGTTGGAAACGAGCCACGTATGGTTCTGGTGGCTTCTGGAATATTCTATCCAGATTGCTGGACAACTTGTTGTAATGAATAATGAACGATCGAGGATCGCCCCTCTTGATAATATTGAGGGCCATGCCCTTATCTttcccggcaagcgcagcggcataTACGTCATCTGTTTTGCCAGATGAGAATCTGGTCCGGCCATCTGACCGGAACTCTCCCCATTCGACGAAATCACCATATTTGGATATGTAATCCCTAACTGCTGATGAATTCCTGGCACCTTGAACATTCGGATGGAACATCGAATTTGCAATGGGAGATTTGATATCGAAGAATCTCGCAGATGCAGTGAGAAATTTGCCTTCGAATTGGATCAGACAATGTAGATGAGAAGAACCATTTTCGTGTGTTTCTTGAGCAACCCGTATGTAAATGGGGGAAATAGGGAACTGGAGGTTCCTAATTTCATCTAATGCTTGTTGTTTGGGAAGAACACACCTGGGATAGGTGAGCAATATGTTCTTCGCGTTtatgaagaaggaagaagatgcTCTCGGCATCCTGAAGCTCACCCCAACCTGATGACGTCACTCGCCCCAATACAAAGTATCCCTAGTATTGGATATGCCCAATATGCCGTCGACGGGCCACCAGGACGTATTCGGTGAGGTCACGGGAAATCATGGATCCAAAGTGGATCTTCACGTTCGGAATGACATGCTCAGCCGCTTTAGAGTGCTGATGAGGGAGAAGATCATCGTGAAGGGCTGCAACGATGGCAGCAGGATATCGATTGATCGATACATTGCATTCTTCGGGAAGAATAAATTCGTGACTAAATTTAAGGATTACGGGAATTTGACTGATGGTCGTTACAGTAATGTAAAGGAGAATGCTCTGATGTTGTATATAGTTTGGGAGAGCCTCTGCGGTTATCCCGTAGCTGTGAATATTAACAGCCGTATGATGTACGATCATTAATAAAACGAAAAACTTTATTGAAGAACACGGTAAGAAATCCCTTATTAAAACGGCAAGCGCAGCGGAACATAAGAAAAATAATTGGGCCGTTATT
The Coffea arabica cultivar ET-39 chromosome 6c, Coffea Arabica ET-39 HiFi, whole genome shotgun sequence genome window above contains:
- the LOC113693369 gene encoding uncharacterized protein: MPRASSSFFINAKNILLTYPRCVLPKQQALDEIRNLQFPISPIYIRVAQETHENGSSHLHCLIQFEGKFLTASARFFDIKSPIANSMFHPNVQGARNSSAVRDYISKYGDFVEWGEFRSDGRTRFSSGKTDDVYAAALAGKDKGMALNIIKRGDPRSFIIHYNKLSSNLDRIFQKPPEPYVARFQQFECVPSFLTHWADTNVTGPGNRPHRPMSIIIKGPSRTGKTCWARSLNSQAHNYYAGHIDLAHHSDDAWYNVINDVNPQFLKHWKEFLGAQRDWSSNCKYAKPRKIKGGIPSIVFCNPGLNSSYDVYLSAPDRQDLFNWTKQNAAFFFLQQPLFALTNQEQAPIVQEVEELDSSN